One genomic segment of Methylocystis sp. SC2 includes these proteins:
- a CDS encoding type II toxin-antitoxin system Phd/YefM family antitoxin gives MSSYPIAKAKEQLSRLIDKALASETVKIIRHSKPVVEPRPSQSVRRMHDRSREILCALITGQELRRFSRFC, from the coding sequence ATGTCGTCCTACCCAATCGCCAAGGCGAAGGAACAATTGTCCCGGCTGATCGACAAGGCCCTGGCGAGCGAGACGGTGAAAATCATCCGCCACAGCAAACCCGTGGTCGAACCACGTCCGAGCCAATCCGTACGCAGGATGCACGACAGGAGCCGTGAGATATTATGCGCGCTAATCACAGGCCAGGAGCTGCGCCGGTTCTCGCGATTCTGTTGA
- the ettA gene encoding energy-dependent translational throttle protein EttA: protein MARQFIYHMQGLSKTYPGGKKVLENINLSFYPDAKIGVLGVNGSGKSTLLRIMAGADKEYSGEGFVAEGARVGYLPQEPQLDPTLDVRGNVMLGVADKKAILDRYNDLAMNYSDETADEMTKLQDEIEAKGLWDLDSQVDQAMDALGCPPDDADVTKLSGGERRRVALCKLLLEQPEMLLLDEPTNHLDAETVNWLEGHLRQYPGAILIVTHDRYFLDNVTGWILELDRGRGIPYEGNYTSWLKQKQKRLAQESSEDKARQRALEAESEWIAASPKARQAKSKARIQRYEELVAKQNDKAPTTAQIIIPVAERLGDNVIEFEHLSKGYGDTLLIDDLSFKLPPGGIVGVIGPNGAGKTTLFRMITGQEKPDNGTIEIGDSVQLGYVDQSRDALHANKTVWEEISDGNEVIYLGKREINSRAYCSAFNFKGADQQKKVGQLSGGERNRVHLAKMLKSGANVLLLDEPTNDLDVDTLRALEEALVDFAGCAVIISHDRFFLDRIATHILAYEGDSHVEWFEGNFADYEEDKKRRLGIDSVIPHRLKYKKFAR, encoded by the coding sequence ATGGCGCGGCAGTTCATCTATCACATGCAGGGCCTCAGCAAGACCTATCCGGGCGGCAAGAAGGTCTTGGAGAACATCAATCTCTCCTTTTATCCCGACGCGAAGATCGGCGTCCTCGGCGTCAACGGCTCCGGCAAATCGACGCTGCTGCGCATCATGGCGGGCGCCGATAAGGAATATTCCGGCGAGGGCTTCGTCGCCGAGGGCGCGCGGGTCGGCTATCTGCCGCAGGAGCCGCAGCTCGACCCGACGCTCGACGTGCGCGGCAATGTCATGCTCGGCGTGGCCGACAAGAAGGCCATTCTCGATCGTTACAACGATCTCGCCATGAATTATTCGGACGAGACCGCCGACGAGATGACGAAGCTCCAGGACGAAATCGAGGCCAAAGGTCTGTGGGACTTGGACAGCCAGGTCGACCAGGCGATGGACGCGCTCGGCTGTCCGCCGGACGACGCAGACGTCACCAAGCTTTCGGGCGGCGAGCGGCGTCGCGTCGCGCTATGCAAATTGCTGCTCGAACAGCCGGAAATGCTGCTCCTCGACGAACCGACGAACCATCTCGACGCTGAAACCGTCAACTGGCTCGAAGGACATCTGCGCCAATATCCCGGCGCAATCCTGATCGTCACCCACGACCGCTATTTCTTGGACAATGTCACCGGCTGGATATTGGAGCTCGATCGCGGCCGCGGCATCCCCTACGAGGGCAATTACACCAGCTGGCTGAAGCAGAAGCAGAAGCGACTGGCTCAGGAATCGTCCGAGGACAAGGCGCGCCAGCGCGCGCTCGAAGCCGAGAGCGAGTGGATCGCCGCTTCGCCGAAGGCGCGGCAGGCGAAAAGCAAGGCCCGCATTCAGCGCTATGAGGAGCTCGTCGCCAAGCAGAACGACAAGGCGCCGACCACCGCGCAGATCATCATTCCGGTGGCCGAGCGGCTCGGCGACAATGTCATCGAGTTCGAACATCTGTCGAAAGGCTATGGCGACACGCTCCTGATCGACGATCTCTCCTTCAAATTGCCGCCCGGCGGCATCGTCGGCGTGATCGGGCCGAACGGCGCCGGCAAGACGACGCTGTTTCGCATGATCACCGGACAGGAGAAGCCCGACAACGGGACGATCGAGATCGGCGACAGCGTGCAGCTCGGCTATGTCGACCAGTCGCGTGACGCGCTGCACGCCAATAAGACCGTCTGGGAGGAAATCTCGGACGGCAATGAGGTGATCTATCTGGGCAAGCGCGAGATCAACAGCCGCGCCTATTGCTCGGCCTTCAATTTCAAGGGCGCCGATCAGCAAAAGAAGGTCGGCCAGCTCTCAGGCGGCGAACGCAACCGCGTGCACCTCGCCAAGATGCTCAAGAGCGGGGCCAATGTGCTGCTGCTCGACGAGCCGACCAATGATCTCGACGTCGACACGCTGCGCGCGCTCGAAGAGGCGCTCGTCGATTTCGCCGGCTGCGCCGTCATCATCTCGCATGACCGCTTCTTCCTCGACCGCATCGCGACGCATATTCTCGCCTATGAAGGCGACAGCCATGTCGAATGGTTCGAAGGCAATTTCGCCGATTACGAGGAAGACAAGAAGCGGCGCCTCGGAATCGACAGCGTCATTCCCCACCGGCTGAAATATAAGAAGTTCGCGCGGTGA
- the purD gene encoding phosphoribosylamine--glycine ligase, with product MNVLLIGSGGREHAICNALKKSPLLTRLYIAPGNPGTGRVGDNVELDAANHPAVIDFCREAGIALVIVGPEQPLIGGLVDELEKQGILAFGPTQAAAQLEGSKGFTKDLCRDYGIPTARYARFAALEPALTYLREHGAPIVVKADGLAAGKGVVVAQTLAEAERAAQAMFAGAFGLSGAEVVIEEYLEGEEASFFAICDGVRALPFATAQDHKRVGEGDAGPNTGGMGAYSPASVMTPEIEARVMAEIIAPTMRAMRDKGAPFKGVLYAGLMLTQEGPKLIEYNCRFGDPEAQVILPRLEGDLLELMLDAARGESPQQRPRFSPLAALTVVLAARNYPGTPMTGSEIRNLERAEAVEGVTVTHAGTREEGGRLLAAGGRVLNVTAMAESVAEAKARAYAAVDLIDWPGGFCRRDIGWREVAREAKRRGSS from the coding sequence ATGAATGTTCTTTTGATCGGATCGGGCGGTCGCGAGCATGCGATCTGCAACGCACTAAAGAAAAGCCCGCTGCTGACGCGTCTCTATATCGCGCCAGGCAATCCGGGGACGGGTCGTGTGGGAGATAACGTCGAACTCGACGCCGCCAACCACCCCGCCGTGATCGATTTTTGTCGGGAGGCGGGAATTGCGCTCGTCATTGTCGGGCCGGAGCAGCCGCTGATCGGCGGTCTCGTCGACGAGCTGGAAAAGCAGGGGATCCTCGCCTTCGGGCCGACTCAGGCGGCGGCTCAGCTGGAAGGCTCCAAGGGTTTTACAAAGGATTTGTGTCGCGACTACGGAATCCCAACCGCGCGCTATGCGCGGTTTGCCGCGCTTGAGCCGGCGCTGACCTATCTGCGGGAACATGGCGCGCCGATCGTCGTCAAGGCCGATGGTCTCGCCGCCGGCAAGGGCGTCGTCGTGGCGCAGACGCTGGCGGAAGCGGAGCGCGCCGCGCAGGCGATGTTCGCCGGCGCCTTTGGCCTCTCCGGCGCCGAGGTCGTCATCGAAGAGTATCTCGAAGGCGAAGAGGCGTCGTTCTTTGCAATCTGCGACGGCGTTCGCGCGTTGCCTTTCGCGACGGCGCAGGATCATAAGCGGGTCGGCGAGGGCGACGCCGGGCCGAACACGGGCGGCATGGGCGCCTATTCGCCGGCTTCAGTGATGACGCCAGAAATAGAAGCGCGCGTGATGGCCGAGATCATCGCGCCGACGATGCGCGCCATGCGCGACAAGGGCGCGCCCTTCAAGGGCGTGCTCTACGCCGGACTCATGCTGACGCAGGAGGGGCCAAAGCTCATCGAATATAATTGCCGTTTCGGCGATCCCGAGGCGCAAGTCATTCTGCCCCGTCTCGAGGGCGATCTTCTCGAGCTGATGCTCGACGCCGCGCGGGGCGAATCGCCTCAGCAGCGGCCGCGGTTTTCGCCGCTGGCGGCGCTGACGGTGGTGCTGGCGGCGAGAAACTATCCGGGAACGCCGATGACGGGCTCGGAAATCCGCAATTTGGAGCGCGCCGAAGCCGTCGAGGGCGTCACCGTCACCCACGCCGGCACGCGCGAGGAAGGCGGCCGGCTGCTTGCCGCGGGCGGGCGCGTGCTGAATGTCACCGCGATGGCCGAAAGCGTCGCCGAGGCGAAGGCGCGCGCCTATGCGGCGGTCGATCTCATCGATTGGCCGGGCGGCTTTTGCCGCCGCGACATCGGCTGGCGGGAAGTCGCCCGCGAGGCGAAAAGACGCGGCTCCTCCTGA
- a CDS encoding class I SAM-dependent methyltransferase: MARIPPNLTGVRETMLWTLHNRAGQAKLPNGILRDLKAVEIYEALEYDYEGSFGKAEPSHAFRAVFFDNELRVFLKDHPDGVIVNLGEGLETQRFRVEGDEALWLCVDLPDAIAIRERFIKPDERHRHLAMSALDRGWFDAVPERRAVYITAQGLLMYFTPEEVKRLIGDMAARFPKARLCFDHIPQWLSKKTLKGWRKGRNYVTPEMPWGINHCDIEPTLRGWAAVERAETFPYRFEWGWQGRVFNGLMSVAWLRNRSPGMTCVRFA, encoded by the coding sequence ATGGCCAGAATCCCGCCCAATCTGACCGGCGTGCGCGAAACCATGTTGTGGACGCTGCATAATCGGGCGGGCCAAGCCAAGCTTCCCAACGGGATATTGCGCGATCTCAAGGCTGTCGAAATCTATGAGGCGCTTGAGTATGACTATGAGGGCAGCTTTGGAAAAGCCGAGCCTTCCCACGCCTTTCGCGCCGTCTTCTTCGACAACGAGCTTCGCGTCTTTCTCAAGGACCATCCCGACGGCGTCATCGTCAATCTGGGAGAGGGGCTCGAAACACAGCGGTTTCGCGTCGAGGGCGACGAGGCGCTGTGGCTTTGCGTCGATCTGCCCGACGCCATCGCCATACGCGAGCGCTTTATAAAGCCGGACGAGCGCCATCGGCATCTCGCCATGAGCGCGCTCGATCGAGGCTGGTTCGACGCCGTGCCCGAACGCCGCGCGGTTTACATTACCGCGCAGGGACTGCTGATGTATTTCACGCCCGAGGAGGTCAAGCGCCTCATCGGCGACATGGCGGCGCGATTTCCGAAGGCGCGTCTGTGCTTTGATCACATTCCCCAATGGCTGTCGAAGAAGACGCTGAAAGGCTGGAGGAAAGGACGCAATTACGTCACGCCTGAAATGCCTTGGGGAATCAATCACTGCGACATCGAGCCGACCTTGCGCGGATGGGCCGCGGTCGAACGCGCCGAGACCTTTCCGTATAGGTTCGAGTGGGGATGGCAGGGGCGGGTCTTCAACGGCCTGATGAGCGTCGCATGGCTCCGCAATCGCAGTCCCGGCATGACATGCGTGCGTTTTGCGTGA
- a CDS encoding TPM domain-containing protein — translation MRLTADDFERIAEAIRRAEDKTSGEIVCVLARRSSDYAYVPPLWGAFVALASPWPMLLFTELSPREIFAAQIAIFIVATLVVSWGPARFFLTPRAVKRARAAREAIEQFFSRGVSATKARTGVLIFVSFAERYARIVADEAIAAKISNDEWQGALDLLLKDIRRERAADGFVSAIGECARLLAKHAPPGAQGDELPDKIYVI, via the coding sequence ATGCGGCTCACGGCGGACGACTTCGAACGCATCGCCGAGGCTATTCGTCGGGCCGAGGACAAAACCTCCGGCGAGATCGTCTGCGTGCTGGCGCGCCGTTCCTCCGACTACGCTTACGTGCCGCCGCTCTGGGGCGCATTTGTCGCGCTGGCGTCGCCATGGCCCATGCTGCTGTTCACCGAACTTTCGCCTCGTGAGATTTTTGCCGCTCAGATCGCCATCTTTATCGTCGCGACGCTCGTCGTTTCATGGGGACCGGCGCGCTTTTTCCTGACGCCGCGCGCCGTCAAGCGCGCCCGCGCCGCGCGCGAGGCGATTGAGCAGTTTTTCTCGCGCGGCGTTTCGGCGACCAAGGCGCGCACCGGCGTGCTCATATTCGTCTCTTTCGCGGAGCGTTACGCGCGCATCGTCGCCGACGAGGCCATCGCCGCAAAGATCAGCAATGACGAATGGCAAGGCGCGCTGGATCTGCTGCTGAAAGACATACGGCGCGAGAGAGCGGCGGACGGTTTTGTCTCGGCGATCGGGGAATGCGCGCGACTCTTGGCGAAACATGCGCCCCCTGGCGCGCAGGGCGACGAACTGCCGGACAAGATTTATGTGATTTAA
- a CDS encoding YgcG family protein, which produces MRGAARWLAPLLVFIASLAFAANYPPLTGRVVDQADIIAPSTKSAIEAKLRELEDKSGIQLVVASVNSLDGLDVETYANGLFRAWKLGEAKKNNGVLFLVAPNERKMRIEVGYGLEGTLTDALSKIILTSAVAPRFKARDYGAGIERGVEGIIEVLSGDSAEWTKRARGPQTTSFDELSPLIFFALFLFIVVWMARSARGRRRYDRGYRRGGSPTVILPPSGGFWGDNSSGGWRGGGGFGDGGGFSGGGGSSGGGGASGDW; this is translated from the coding sequence ATGCGGGGCGCCGCGCGCTGGCTCGCGCCGCTCCTCGTTTTCATCGCCTCGCTGGCCTTTGCGGCGAATTATCCGCCGCTGACCGGTCGAGTTGTCGATCAAGCTGATATCATCGCGCCCTCGACGAAGAGCGCGATCGAGGCAAAGCTGAGGGAGCTCGAGGACAAATCCGGCATTCAGCTCGTCGTCGCCTCGGTCAATTCGCTGGACGGCCTGGACGTCGAAACCTACGCCAATGGCCTGTTTCGCGCCTGGAAGCTTGGCGAGGCGAAAAAGAACAATGGCGTTCTGTTTCTGGTCGCCCCGAACGAACGCAAAATGCGCATCGAGGTCGGCTACGGCCTGGAAGGAACGCTCACCGACGCGCTGTCGAAGATCATTTTGACGAGCGCGGTGGCGCCGCGATTCAAGGCGCGAGACTACGGCGCGGGGATCGAACGCGGCGTCGAGGGGATCATCGAGGTGCTCTCTGGCGATTCCGCCGAATGGACGAAACGCGCGCGGGGGCCGCAAACCACGAGCTTCGATGAGCTTTCCCCCCTCATTTTTTTCGCCCTGTTTCTATTCATCGTGGTCTGGATGGCGCGCAGCGCGCGCGGCCGGCGACGCTACGACCGGGGTTACAGGCGCGGCGGATCGCCGACCGTCATCTTGCCCCCGAGCGGCGGCTTCTGGGGGGATAATTCCAGCGGCGGCTGGCGAGGGGGAGGCGGTTTCGGCGACGGCGGCGGATTTTCGGGCGGCGGCGGCTCGTCCGGCGGCGGCGGCGCTTCGGGGGATTGGTGA
- a CDS encoding transcriptional repressor, whose product MSSRSTKNPPQPKVAGLTPARRRALDILTQANRPVGAYEMIDLMADEEGKRPAPVSVYRALGYLMDNGLAHRLASKNAYIVCGHAHEAEEPVVFIICEECGEVKEATSPGFARELTALIGAANFSARTRVVEIAGRCARCEGK is encoded by the coding sequence ATGAGCAGCCGTTCGACGAAAAATCCCCCTCAGCCCAAGGTCGCCGGCCTGACCCCCGCGCGCCGCCGGGCGCTGGACATTCTCACGCAAGCGAACCGGCCGGTCGGCGCCTATGAGATGATCGATCTCATGGCCGACGAAGAGGGCAAGCGCCCCGCGCCCGTGTCCGTCTATCGCGCGCTCGGCTATCTTATGGACAACGGCCTTGCGCACCGGCTTGCGTCGAAAAACGCCTATATCGTCTGCGGCCACGCGCATGAGGCCGAGGAGCCGGTCGTTTTCATTATTTGCGAGGAATGCGGCGAGGTGAAAGAGGCGACGTCGCCAGGCTTCGCCCGCGAACTTACGGCGCTTATCGGGGCGGCCAATTTCAGCGCCCGCACCCGCGTCGTCGAAATCGCCGGGCGCTGCGCCCGATGCGAAGGCAAATAG
- a CDS encoding argininosuccinate synthase yields MTRQKKEIKRVVLAYSGGLDTSIILKWLQTTYGAEVITFTADLGQGEELEPARAKALLLGVKPENIFIEDLREEFVRDYVFPMFRANAQYEGLYLLGTSIARPLIAKKQIEIARKLGADAVCHGSTGKGNDQVRYELAYYALEPDIHVIAPWREWEFASRGDLIAFAEKNQIPIAKDKRGEAPFSTDANLLHTSSEGKVLEDPSQETPDYVYSRTGDPEDAPNEAQYVTVDFEKGDAVAVDGVKLSPAALLAKLNELGRLHGIGRLDLVENRFVGMKSRGMYETPGGAILLVAHRGIESLTLDRGAAHLKDELMPRYAELIYNGFWFAPEREMLQAAIDKSQEHVTGRVRLKLYKGSATLVGRESPWSLYDQDLVTFEEGGTYDQRDAEGFIKLNALRLRTLAKRAARGAKQ; encoded by the coding sequence ATGACCCGCCAGAAAAAAGAAATCAAACGCGTCGTCCTCGCCTATTCCGGAGGGCTCGACACCTCGATCATTCTGAAATGGCTCCAGACGACCTATGGCGCGGAAGTCATCACCTTCACCGCCGATCTCGGCCAGGGCGAGGAGCTCGAGCCTGCGCGCGCCAAGGCGCTGCTTCTGGGCGTGAAGCCGGAAAACATCTTCATCGAGGATTTGCGCGAGGAATTCGTGCGCGATTACGTCTTCCCGATGTTTCGCGCCAACGCGCAATATGAGGGGCTTTATCTCCTCGGCACGTCGATCGCGCGCCCGCTCATCGCCAAGAAGCAGATCGAGATTGCCCGCAAGCTCGGCGCCGACGCCGTTTGCCATGGCTCGACCGGCAAGGGCAACGATCAAGTCCGTTACGAACTCGCTTATTATGCGCTCGAGCCCGACATCCATGTGATCGCGCCCTGGCGCGAATGGGAGTTCGCCTCGCGCGGCGATCTCATCGCTTTCGCCGAAAAGAACCAGATACCCATCGCCAAGGACAAGCGCGGCGAAGCGCCGTTCTCCACCGACGCCAATCTTCTGCACACCTCTTCGGAAGGCAAGGTGCTCGAAGACCCAAGTCAGGAGACGCCGGATTACGTCTATTCGCGGACCGGCGATCCCGAAGATGCGCCCAATGAAGCGCAATATGTCACCGTCGACTTCGAAAAGGGCGACGCCGTCGCCGTTGACGGCGTCAAGCTTTCGCCGGCGGCGCTTCTCGCCAAGCTCAACGAGCTGGGGCGGCTCCACGGCATCGGGCGATTGGATCTCGTCGAAAATCGCTTCGTCGGCATGAAGTCGCGCGGCATGTATGAGACGCCCGGCGGCGCCATTCTGCTCGTCGCGCACCGCGGCATCGAAAGCCTGACGCTCGACCGCGGCGCCGCGCATCTCAAAGACGAGCTGATGCCGCGCTACGCCGAACTGATCTATAACGGCTTCTGGTTCGCGCCGGAGCGCGAGATGCTGCAGGCCGCGATCGACAAGAGCCAGGAGCATGTCACGGGCCGGGTCCGCCTCAAGCTCTACAAGGGCTCGGCGACGCTGGTCGGGCGTGAAAGCCCCTGGTCGCTCTACGATCAGGACCTCGTCACTTTCGAAGAAGGCGGAACCTACGACCAGCGCGACGCGGAAGGCTTCATCAAGCTCAACGCCCTGCGGCTGCGCACGCTGGCCAAGCGCGCCGCGCGCGGGGCGAAGCAATAA
- a CDS encoding lysine-2,3-aminomutase-like protein: MPPDQDAAAPPRAPSRTLTSLADLVDWRLLNEVNGLDDVAKRYSIAMTPDVAALIDRDDPDDPIARQFIPDLREAQTTAQELADPIGDDAHSPLPGLVHRYPDRVLLKLLSVCPVYCRFCFRRETVGRGKGDLLPERDVVAALDYVARRPQIFEVILTGGDPLMLSARRLESVSRRLAEIPHVRLLRVHTRAPTVAPDLVTRDRLAALRASGKTLFVALHVNHARELTEPARAAIAQLRAAGAVLLSQTVLLKGVNDSGDVLERLMRDLAGLGVRPYYLHHPDLAPGTAHFRLSLAAGRRIYADLSRRVTSVALPAYVLDIPGGFGKARVAEGAAEPDGQGGWTVVDRNGDKRSYRDELEPPQD; this comes from the coding sequence TTGCCGCCGGATCAAGACGCAGCTGCGCCACCTCGGGCGCCCTCGCGCACGCTTACCTCGCTTGCCGATTTGGTTGACTGGCGCCTCTTAAATGAGGTTAACGGCCTCGACGACGTCGCCAAGCGCTACAGCATCGCGATGACGCCGGACGTCGCAGCGCTGATCGACCGCGACGATCCCGATGATCCGATAGCGCGGCAATTTATCCCCGATCTCCGCGAAGCCCAGACGACGGCGCAGGAACTTGCCGATCCGATCGGCGACGACGCGCATTCGCCGCTGCCTGGCCTCGTGCATCGCTATCCCGACCGCGTGCTCTTGAAGTTGCTGTCGGTCTGTCCCGTTTACTGCCGTTTTTGTTTTCGGCGCGAGACGGTGGGGCGCGGCAAGGGCGATCTGCTGCCCGAGCGAGACGTCGTCGCGGCGCTCGATTATGTCGCGCGGCGACCGCAGATTTTTGAAGTGATCCTCACCGGCGGCGATCCCCTGATGCTGTCGGCGCGTCGGCTGGAGTCCGTGTCGCGCCGCCTCGCCGAGATCCCGCATGTGCGGCTGTTGCGCGTCCATACGCGCGCGCCGACGGTCGCGCCCGATCTTGTCACGCGCGATCGCCTCGCGGCGCTGCGCGCAAGCGGCAAGACGCTTTTCGTCGCCCTGCATGTCAATCATGCGCGCGAATTGACCGAACCGGCGCGCGCGGCGATCGCCCAGTTGCGCGCGGCCGGCGCCGTCCTTCTCTCCCAGACCGTGCTGCTCAAGGGCGTCAACGACAGCGGCGACGTGTTGGAGCGGCTGATGCGCGATTTGGCGGGTTTGGGCGTTCGGCCTTATTATCTGCACCATCCAGACCTCGCGCCGGGAACCGCGCATTTTCGACTCAGCCTGGCGGCGGGCAGGCGAATCTATGCGGATCTGTCGCGACGCGTGACCAGCGTTGCGCTGCCGGCCTATGTGCTCGACATCCCCGGCGGGTTCGGCAAGGCGCGGGTCGCCGAGGGCGCCGCCGAACCGGACGGGCAGGGAGGCTGGACCGTGGTCGATCGGAACGGCGACAAGCGGTCCTACCGCGACGAACTCGAACCGCCGCAAGATTGA